In Toxotes jaculatrix isolate fToxJac2 chromosome 11, fToxJac2.pri, whole genome shotgun sequence, a single genomic region encodes these proteins:
- the atp6v1ba gene encoding V-type proton ATPase subunit B, kidney isoform, whose amino-acid sequence MATLVANRAMDVNGLAAAARTHTQAVTRNYISQPRLTYSTVSGVNGPLVILDNVKFPRYAEIVHLTLPDGTKRSGQVLEVIGTKAVVQVFEGTSGIDAKKTACEFTGDILRTPVSEDMLGRVFNGSGKPIDRGPNVLAEDYLDIMGQPINPQCRIYPEEMIQTGISAIDGMNSIARGQKIPIFSAAGLPHNEIAAQICRQAGLVQKSKDVMDYSAENFAIVFAAMGVNMETARFFKSDFEENGSMDNVCLFLNLANDPTIERIITPRLALTTAEYLAYQCEKHVLVILTDMSSYAEALREVSAAREEVPGRRGFPGYMYTDLATIYERAGRVEGRNGSITQIPILTMPNDDITHPIPDLTGYITEGQVYVDRQLHNRQIYPPINVLPSLSRLMKSAIGEGMTRKDHADVSNQLYACYAIGKDVQAMKAVVGEEALTSDDLLYLEFLQKFEKNFIAQGPYDNRTVYETLDIGWQLLRIFPKEMLKRIPQSTLAEFYPRESAVRH is encoded by the exons ctTACTCTACTGTGTCAGGTGTAAATGGACCCCTGGTGATCTTGGATAATGTGAAG TTTCCCAGATACGCAGAGATTGTTCACCTGACCCTGCCGGACGGCACCAAGAGGAGCGGGCAGGTCCTGGAGGTGATTGGAACCAAGGCGGTTGTTCAG gTGTTCGAGGGAACATCGGGCATCGATGCCAAGAAGACCGCCTGCGAGTTCACGGGCGATATCCTGCGTACCCCAGTGTCAGAGGACATGCTGG GGCGTGTGTTCAACGGCTCAGGCAAACCCATTGATCGTGGGCCCAATGTTCTGGCTGAGGACTACTTGGACATCATGG GTCAGCCCATCAATCCTCAGTGCCGTATCTACCCAGAGGAGATGATCCAGACCGGCATCTCAGCCATCGATGGCATGAACAGCATTGCCAGAGGACAGAAGATCCCGATTTTTTCAGCTGCCGGGCTGCCCCACAACGAG ATTGCTGCTCAGATCTGTCGCCAGGCCGGCCTGGTGCAGAAGTCCAAGGATGTGATGGACTACAGCGCTGAAAACTTTGCCATTGTCTTCGCAGCCATGGGG GTCAACATGGAAACTGCCCGCTTCTTCAAGTCTGATTTTGAGGAGAATGGCTCCATGGACAACGTCTGCCTTTTCCTGAACCTGGCCAATGACCCCAC CATTGAGCGTATCATCACCCCACGCTTGGCGCTGACTACAGCAGAGTACCTGGCCTATCAGTGCGAGAAGCATGTCCTGGTCATCCTGACTGACATGAGCTCCTACGCCGAGGCTCTGAGAGAG GTCTCTGCCGCCCGAGAGGAAGTGCCCGGCCGTCGAGGCTTTCCCGGCTACATGTACACCGATCTGGCCACCATCTACGAACGTGCCGGCCGTGTGGAGGGCAGAAACGGCTCCATCACCCAGATCCCCATCCTGACCATGCCCAATGATG ACATCACCCATCCCATTCCTGATCTGACTGgatacatcacagagggacaggtCTATGTGGACAGACAGCTGCACAACAGACAG ATCTATCCTCCCATCAACGTGTTGCCCTCACTGTCTCGTCTGATGAAGTCCGCCATCGGCGAGGGGATGACCAGGAAGGACCACGCTGATGTCTCTAACCAGCTG TACGCCTGTTACGCCATTGGTAAGGACGTCCAGGCCATGAAGGCTGTGGTGGGAGAGGAGGCCCTCACCTCTGACGACCTGCTCTACCTTGAGTTCCTTCAGAAGTTCGAGAAGAACTTCATTGCTCAGG GCCCGTATGACAACAGGACAGTGTATGAAACCCTGGACATTGGCTGGCAGCTGCTGCGAATCTTCCCCAAGGAGATGCTGAAGAGGATTCCTCAGAGCACCCTGGCTGAGTTCTACCCCAGGGAGTCTGCTGTCCGTCACTGA